Proteins encoded in a region of the Suricata suricatta isolate VVHF042 chromosome 10, meerkat_22Aug2017_6uvM2_HiC, whole genome shotgun sequence genome:
- the SOCS2 gene encoding suppressor of cytokine signaling 2: MTLRCLESSGNGAEGTQSQWGTAGSAEERSPEAARLAKALRELSQTGWYWGSMTVNEAKEKLKEAPEGTFLIRDSSHSDYLLTISVKTSAGPTNLRIEYQDGKFRLDSIICVKSKLKQFDSVVHLIDYYVQMCKDKRTGPEAPRNGTVHLYLTKPLYTSAPPLQHLCRLAINKCTGTIWGLPLPTRLKDYLEEYKFQV; the protein is encoded by the exons ATGACCCTGCGGTGCCTCGAGTCCTCCGGGAATGGCGCGGAAGGGACGCAGAGCCAGTGGGGGACCGCGGGGTCCGCGGAAGAGCGGTCCCCGGAGGCGGCGCGTCTGGCGAAGGCCCTGCGGGAGCTCAGTCAAACAG GTTGGTACTGGGGAAGTATGACTGTTAATGAagccaaagagaaattaaaagaggCACCAGAAGGAACTTTCTTGATTAGAGATAGCTCGCATTCAGATTACCTACTCACAATATCTGTTAAGACATCAGCCGGACCAACTAATCTGCGAATCGAATACCAAGATGGGAAATTCAGGTTGGACTCTATCATATGTGTCAAGTCCAAGCTTAAACAGTTTGACAGTGTGGTTCATCTGATCGACTACTACGTTCAGATGTGCAAGGATAAGCGGACAGGCCCAGAAGCGCCACGGAACGGCACGGTCCACCTTTATCTGACCAAACCGCTCTACACGTCAGCCCCGCCTCTGCAGCATCTCTGTCGACTGGCCATTAACAAATGCACCGGTACGATCTGGGGACTGCCTTTACCAACAAGGCTAAAAGATTACTTGGAAGAGTATAAATTCCAGGTAtaa